The Nitrogeniibacter aestuarii genome has a window encoding:
- the rarD gene encoding EamA family transporter RarD — MIRDAEPAGIRAGLTAAIAAFSLWGLTPIYFKWVAAVPASEIVAHRVVWSVVLLGLLVLARRHWHRVTAVFRQPRLLATLGLTAVLNGTNWLIFVWAIAHDQVLETSLGYFINPLLSVLLGRLFLGERLRPWQSAAVLLAMAGVLWRIVGVGHLPVVALMLALTFGFYGLIRKRTAVDAFTGLLVETVLVLPLAVGWLVWRVYQGEAWIGRDPSVEILLPLAGIVTAVPLTLFAVGARRLPLATLGFLQYLAPSISFCLAVFAFKEPFDTGHLLGFVLIWLGLALYSLDLWRAGRRRVR; from the coding sequence ATGATTCGTGATGCCGAACCGGCGGGCATCCGCGCCGGACTGACCGCGGCGATCGCGGCCTTCAGCCTGTGGGGCCTGACGCCGATCTACTTCAAATGGGTCGCCGCCGTGCCCGCGAGCGAAATCGTCGCCCACCGCGTGGTGTGGTCCGTCGTGCTGCTGGGCCTGCTGGTGCTGGCCCGGCGCCATTGGCACCGGGTCACCGCCGTATTCAGGCAACCGCGCCTGCTCGCCACCCTGGGTCTGACGGCAGTGCTCAACGGCACCAACTGGCTGATTTTCGTGTGGGCCATCGCCCACGACCAGGTGCTTGAGACGAGTCTGGGTTATTTCATCAACCCCTTGCTCAGCGTGCTGCTCGGCCGCCTGTTCCTGGGCGAGCGCCTGCGCCCGTGGCAAAGCGCCGCCGTGCTGCTGGCCATGGCCGGCGTACTGTGGCGCATCGTCGGTGTGGGCCACCTGCCGGTGGTGGCCCTGATGCTGGCACTGACCTTCGGTTTCTATGGGCTGATCCGCAAGCGCACTGCCGTAGACGCCTTCACCGGGCTGCTGGTCGAGACGGTGCTGGTGCTGCCGCTGGCCGTCGGCTGGCTGGTCTGGCGGGTGTACCAGGGCGAAGCATGGATTGGCCGCGACCCATCGGTTGAAATCCTGTTGCCGCTGGCCGGCATTGTCACCGCCGTGCCGCTGACGCTCTTTGCCGTGGGTGCCCGGCGACTGCCGCTGGCCACCCTCGGGTTTCTGCAATATCTGGCACCGAGCATTTCGTTCTGTCTGGCCGTGTTCGCCTTCAAGGAGCCGTTCGACACCGGTCATCTGCTCGGATTCGTGCTGATCTGGCTGGGCCTGGCGCTGTATTCGCTCGACCTCTGGCGCGCTGGCCGCAGGCGTGTCCGCTGA
- a CDS encoding undecaprenyl-diphosphate phosphatase, whose translation MDLLLLLKALLLGIIEGLTEFLPVSSTGHLIIFGDLLNYTDEKSKVFKIVIQFAAILAVCWDYRARLTDRLTQAAGVTGHYARVEFKQHGLMQALPRFLREDSIRFWWNLFVAFLPAAVLGLLFYKIIKAYLFNPMVVASMLILGGLLILYIEKRAYHPRLNTVEDMRWTDALKVGFAQAMAMIPGTSRSGATIMGGLIFGLSRKTAAEFSFFLAIPTMFAATVYDIYKNWAQFDAADLPVFAVGFVASFFAAMVAVKAFIKYVSNNSFVPFAWYRIIFGLVILASWYFDWITWNDA comes from the coding sequence ATGGATTTATTGCTTCTGCTCAAGGCCCTTCTGCTCGGCATCATCGAGGGGCTGACCGAATTCTTGCCAGTGTCATCCACTGGACACCTGATCATTTTCGGGGACTTGCTCAACTACACCGACGAGAAGAGCAAGGTGTTCAAGATCGTCATCCAGTTCGCGGCCATTCTCGCCGTGTGCTGGGACTATCGGGCGCGACTGACGGACCGTCTGACTCAGGCGGCCGGCGTCACCGGCCACTACGCCAGGGTGGAATTCAAGCAGCACGGCCTCATGCAAGCGCTTCCGCGCTTCTTGCGTGAGGATTCGATCCGTTTCTGGTGGAATCTGTTCGTCGCCTTTCTGCCCGCGGCCGTGCTCGGGCTGCTGTTCTACAAGATCATCAAGGCGTATCTGTTCAATCCGATGGTCGTGGCGAGCATGCTCATCCTCGGTGGCTTGCTGATCCTCTACATCGAAAAGCGCGCGTATCACCCCAGACTCAACACCGTCGAGGACATGCGCTGGACCGACGCGCTCAAGGTCGGTTTCGCGCAGGCGATGGCCATGATCCCGGGCACTTCGCGCTCCGGCGCAACCATCATGGGCGGCCTGATCTTCGGCCTGTCGCGCAAAACCGCGGCCGAATTCTCGTTCTTCCTGGCCATCCCGACCATGTTTGCGGCCACGGTGTATGACATCTACAAGAACTGGGCCCAGTTCGACGCGGCCGATCTGCCGGTTTTCGCCGTTGGTTTCGTTGCCTCGTTCTTCGCTGCCATGGTCGCCGTCAAAGCGTTCATCAAGTACGTCTCGAACAACAGCTTCGTACCCTTCGCCTGGTACCGCATCATTTTCGGACTGGTGATTCTCGCCTCCTGGTACTTTGACTGGATCACCTGGAACGACGCCTGA
- a CDS encoding DUF2478 domain-containing protein, with protein MEAMPIAAVIYPADYNPSPLLADFAQELKAAGVRLVGAVQYDNGPMETCGIEFEVLPTGQRMGLSQDLGAGSNACRLDPNAMADAAALIKQGISAGAQLAIFNKFGAQEAGGDGLRAEMIDAVVAGIPLLTAVPERFTAEWNEFTGGESASLAMTADALRQWWQALNA; from the coding sequence ATGGAAGCCATGCCCATTGCCGCGGTCATCTACCCGGCCGACTACAACCCCTCTCCCCTGCTGGCCGACTTCGCCCAGGAACTCAAGGCCGCCGGTGTCCGTCTTGTGGGCGCTGTCCAGTATGACAACGGGCCCATGGAAACCTGCGGTATCGAGTTCGAAGTCCTCCCCACCGGGCAGCGCATGGGTCTGTCTCAGGACCTGGGTGCCGGGTCAAACGCCTGCCGGCTCGACCCGAACGCCATGGCCGACGCCGCCGCACTGATCAAGCAGGGCATCAGCGCCGGTGCGCAACTGGCCATCTTCAACAAATTCGGCGCTCAGGAGGCGGGTGGCGACGGTCTGCGTGCCGAGATGATCGATGCGGTTGTTGCCGGCATTCCCTTGCTCACGGCCGTACCCGAGCGTTTCACCGCCGAGTGGAACGAATTCACCGGTGGTGAAAGCGCCAGCCTGGCCATGACGGCCGACGCCCTGCGCCAGTGGTGGCAGGCCCTGAACGCCTGA
- a CDS encoding thioredoxin family protein gives MMPAAAAPQPMPEYSPSPLTPDEVSLTPGCLILDFGAPWCGHCARARALVDPALSAHPSLNHVRIEDGPGRRLGRHFKVKLWPTLIFLRDGVERTRVVRPQQPQEVEDALAAMGPCP, from the coding sequence ATGATGCCCGCCGCCGCGGCCCCGCAGCCCATGCCCGAGTACAGCCCCAGCCCCCTCACCCCGGATGAAGTCAGCCTGACGCCCGGCTGCCTGATCCTCGATTTCGGCGCCCCCTGGTGCGGGCACTGCGCGCGGGCACGTGCATTGGTCGATCCGGCTTTGAGTGCTCATCCATCGCTGAACCATGTGCGTATCGAAGACGGCCCCGGCCGACGCCTCGGGCGCCACTTCAAGGTCAAGCTGTGGCCAACGCTCATCTTCTTGCGTGATGGTGTGGAGCGCACCCGTGTGGTGCGCCCGCAACAGCCTCAGGAGGTCGAAGACGCGCTCGCCGCCATGGGCCCGTGCCCGTGA
- a CDS encoding ribonuclease catalytic domain-containing protein, protein MFVLFEESGAFKCGTVLVDNDASLQVEATTGKRLKLKRNHVLLTFDSPTASELLPRAEAEAEQLDTDFLWEVCGEDEFGFEEFAEEYFGHTPNTVEAAAVLLRLHSAPVYFHRKGRGRFRKAPTDILQAALAGLEKKRQQAEAVDRMRDELLAHKLPAEFEGMVPQLLYRPDRNRLEAKALEAACVDSGLSAANLMLACGALESSYDFHYGRFLFDFFPEGEGFPALDLPQVPTDLPVADVRAFSIDDATTTEIDDAFSVTPRDGGGWTVGIHIAAPGLGIERGSALDAIARQRLSTVYMPGNKITMLPDALVEIFTLQAGRTCPAVSLYLELNADLSVSNQYSRLERIPVEANLRHHDLEPVFNEDTLLNGGPDYPWKQELTLLWELATIMEAGRGKPATNQTQVDYSFYVDWGVQTSDGPGAAAISPRLRGSPMDKLVAELMIVANSTWGKQLDDAGIPGIYRVQGGGKVRMATVAAPHEGLGVDCYAWSSSPLRRYVDLVNQWQLISVLQATDPVFPPKSPDLMEVVRDFDMAYSAYAEFQRHMERYWCIRALRQRDDDRITARVLRENVVRIDDMPFVFKVGGMPLQVPGAHVALEMKDSDLLDVDLRARFVSVLSEPAAGADASE, encoded by the coding sequence ATGTTCGTGTTATTTGAAGAGAGCGGTGCATTCAAGTGCGGCACCGTTCTGGTGGACAACGACGCTTCCCTGCAGGTTGAAGCCACCACCGGCAAACGCCTCAAGCTCAAGCGCAATCACGTGCTACTGACCTTCGACAGCCCGACGGCCAGCGAACTGCTGCCACGTGCCGAAGCCGAGGCCGAACAGCTGGACACGGACTTTCTCTGGGAGGTGTGCGGCGAGGACGAATTCGGCTTTGAAGAATTTGCCGAAGAATATTTCGGCCACACACCGAACACGGTCGAAGCCGCCGCCGTGCTGCTGAGGCTGCATTCCGCCCCGGTGTATTTCCACCGCAAGGGCCGCGGCCGTTTCCGCAAGGCCCCCACCGACATCCTCCAGGCGGCACTGGCCGGCCTGGAGAAAAAACGTCAGCAGGCCGAAGCCGTCGATCGCATGCGCGACGAGCTGCTGGCGCACAAACTGCCCGCCGAATTCGAGGGCATGGTGCCCCAGCTGCTGTACCGGCCCGACCGTAACCGTCTCGAAGCCAAGGCGCTCGAGGCCGCCTGCGTCGACAGCGGCCTGAGCGCAGCCAACCTGATGCTGGCCTGCGGCGCGCTCGAGTCGAGCTACGACTTTCACTATGGCCGCTTCCTTTTCGACTTTTTCCCGGAGGGTGAAGGCTTCCCGGCACTCGATCTGCCGCAGGTCCCGACCGATCTGCCCGTGGCCGATGTACGCGCCTTCTCCATCGACGATGCAACCACCACGGAAATCGACGACGCCTTTTCAGTGACGCCCCGCGACGGCGGCGGCTGGACCGTGGGCATCCACATTGCCGCGCCGGGCCTGGGCATCGAACGCGGCTCGGCCCTCGACGCCATTGCCCGTCAGCGGCTGTCCACCGTGTACATGCCGGGCAACAAGATCACCATGCTGCCCGACGCGCTGGTCGAGATCTTCACCCTGCAGGCCGGCCGCACCTGCCCGGCCGTGTCGCTCTATCTCGAACTCAATGCCGACCTGTCGGTGTCGAACCAGTACTCGCGCCTTGAGCGCATCCCCGTCGAAGCGAACCTGCGTCATCACGACCTGGAGCCGGTGTTCAACGAGGACACCCTGCTCAATGGCGGCCCCGACTACCCCTGGAAGCAGGAACTGACACTGCTGTGGGAACTGGCCACCATCATGGAGGCCGGCCGCGGCAAGCCCGCCACCAACCAGACCCAGGTGGACTACAGCTTCTATGTGGACTGGGGCGTGCAAACCAGTGACGGCCCCGGTGCCGCCGCCATCTCCCCTCGCCTGCGTGGCTCGCCCATGGACAAGCTGGTCGCCGAACTGATGATCGTGGCCAACTCCACCTGGGGCAAACAGCTGGACGATGCCGGCATCCCCGGCATCTACCGCGTGCAGGGCGGCGGCAAGGTGCGCATGGCCACCGTGGCCGCGCCGCACGAGGGGCTCGGTGTCGATTGCTACGCCTGGTCCAGCTCACCGCTGCGCCGCTACGTCGATCTGGTCAATCAGTGGCAGCTGATCAGCGTGCTCCAGGCCACCGACCCGGTTTTCCCGCCCAAGTCCCCCGACCTGATGGAAGTGGTGCGCGACTTCGATATGGCCTACAGCGCCTATGCCGAATTCCAGCGCCACATGGAGCGCTACTGGTGCATCCGTGCCTTGCGCCAGCGTGACGACGACCGGATCACCGCCCGCGTGCTGCGCGAAAACGTGGTGCGCATCGACGACATGCCCTTCGTCTTCAAGGTCGGCGGCATGCCGCTGCAGGTGCCGGGTGCGCATGTAGCACTGGAAATGAAAGACAGTGACCTGCTCGACGTGGATCTGCGCGCTCGCTTCGTTTCCGTACTCTCCGAGCCCGCGGCCGGGGCCGACGCTTCCGAGTAG
- a CDS encoding PAS domain S-box protein, which produces MKDEIVRAGWWPRGLWLGVALGVVASILLGWQLREQELRRATDEVARLADARARQLVQQLEVRAERLGQIAATIASTEGTLPTEHRRDAADRALIYFDENGVAHSLMAPAEATVVPASTTHMRALAHMALGGRERAFVIDPGVAGVDGPGAFWFYRVERPGREGGMGLLALSLDLGALPQPFELDSLSLSLHTPDDLPAGQMPGEGPGAVSTVTVDGQHIAVRAEARAGFVSTHLTAAPVIVSLFGMAASLATAVALNGLWRRQTAIRRVVESRTRELRETEMRFAAAFEHVAMGMAHIGLDGEWVRINATLCRVLGHTRERLMNLGRATVSDPQDLAREADARVQMLAGERDIYVTECRYRCHGEQVVWARCVLSPVRNHEGEVVYFSLSVEDITQRKAAEDEAERAEEDKSRWLSVIEAAGHGLFDWRFDSDMVLVSPIGKRLIGFDDWELDNTFAQWLSLVHPDDVEVARQAITAHLKGETEALRVETRIRCKDGTYRWMLNCGTVVERDENGWALRLVGTNTDTTDQKLIEKAAREAEMRWQFALESADHGIWEWDVSSDVLDCSPQAKDMFGLTDETMFASFGQFLARVAPEDLSRVEKTIDDMVKGVRSAMSIEFKARHAGGGWRWVMVRGKIVERDRHGRGLRAVGTYTDVTASRLAEIGLREREKQLSTLVDAMPDGVFLKDGQGRWQVVNLVGLSLFNLQHIQWRGCSDLDLARQFPDRRAELLGFWSNDESAWIAGSTTMSREVISVSGIGERQFDVTRVPLFGPEGGRQGIVVVARDVTQRIESERRISSGDALLRGVFEAVNDGLMVFDAKGGCLQCNPMAEALLGRVAAHPGQIEMANLPPDERRVAQRLLARMRRRQPALETATRVREDGEVVELELTGLPMRSDHEERYLIVVRDVTEQQRHAREREQHNEALEAQVIERTADLEAAKESAERANQAKSMFLANMSHEIRTPMNAIIGLSGQCLKSDLDAQQRDYITKVNGAALSLLDILNDILDYSKIEAERLELERAPFDVREAVGNVSAMVSYRAVQKGLDWQVEIAPDVPEVVQGDALRFRQILTNLLSNAVKFTEHGGISVHLAARRDGARRVWLRGEVSDTGIGMAPAVLARLFEPFQQADNTTTRRFGGSGLGLAIAKRLVHAMGGKLTVSSHEGQGSTFGFEIPYEPSSRSQLVITARAQPASERLAQLAGARVLLVEDNELNQQLAVELLEERGIQVTVAEHGEMALQRLARDRFDLVLMDIQMPVMDGYEATRRIRLMSEHKALPIIALTAHAMAEERARCLQAGMNDVLTKPVDPIDLNTLLVQFLVDRSQAQDTPRVFGKLPLPAVAQVLDEKVGMRYAGDKPDLYLRLLKRFRETQHDLMDRLDAAFAAGDDVEAYRLVHTLKSTSATVGAVCLSEAAREFERLFEAGKADRHQAQLKRLHKVFADALAAIGQRIDQPETMK; this is translated from the coding sequence ATGAAAGATGAGATTGTCCGTGCCGGATGGTGGCCTCGCGGGCTGTGGCTCGGCGTCGCGCTGGGCGTGGTCGCCAGCATTCTGCTGGGTTGGCAGTTGCGTGAACAGGAGCTGCGTCGGGCGACCGACGAAGTGGCCCGCCTCGCCGATGCACGCGCACGCCAGCTGGTTCAGCAGCTTGAGGTCCGCGCCGAGCGGCTCGGCCAGATCGCCGCCACCATCGCCTCGACTGAAGGTACGCTGCCGACCGAACACCGTCGTGACGCGGCCGACCGGGCGCTGATCTATTTTGATGAAAACGGCGTGGCCCATTCGCTCATGGCGCCGGCCGAGGCAACCGTGGTTCCGGCATCGACCACACACATGCGTGCGCTCGCGCACATGGCACTGGGGGGGCGGGAGCGCGCCTTTGTGATTGACCCGGGCGTTGCGGGCGTCGACGGGCCTGGCGCGTTCTGGTTTTACCGCGTCGAGCGGCCGGGTCGGGAGGGCGGCATGGGCTTGCTGGCCCTGTCGCTCGATCTCGGTGCCTTGCCCCAACCGTTCGAACTCGACAGTCTCAGCCTCTCACTGCATACACCGGATGACCTGCCTGCCGGGCAAATGCCGGGGGAAGGGCCCGGTGCCGTCAGCACCGTGACAGTAGACGGACAGCACATCGCGGTGCGAGCCGAAGCCCGGGCGGGATTCGTCTCGACTCACCTGACTGCCGCGCCGGTCATCGTCTCGCTTTTCGGTATGGCCGCCTCGCTTGCGACCGCGGTGGCGCTAAATGGGCTGTGGCGGCGACAGACCGCCATCCGCCGCGTTGTCGAGTCACGGACACGTGAGTTGCGCGAAACGGAAATGCGCTTTGCGGCTGCGTTCGAACACGTGGCGATGGGCATGGCTCACATTGGTCTGGATGGCGAGTGGGTGCGAATCAACGCGACGCTGTGCCGGGTGCTGGGGCACACGCGCGAGCGCTTGATGAATCTGGGGCGTGCCACCGTGAGCGACCCGCAGGATCTGGCGCGCGAAGCCGATGCACGCGTCCAGATGCTGGCGGGCGAACGCGATATCTACGTCACCGAGTGTCGCTACCGGTGCCATGGTGAGCAGGTGGTGTGGGCGCGATGCGTGCTGTCGCCGGTGCGCAATCATGAGGGCGAAGTCGTCTATTTTTCCCTCAGCGTCGAAGACATTACCCAGCGCAAGGCCGCGGAGGACGAGGCGGAGCGCGCCGAAGAAGACAAGAGCCGCTGGCTGTCGGTGATCGAAGCGGCGGGACACGGCCTGTTCGATTGGCGCTTTGACTCCGACATGGTGCTGGTGTCCCCCATCGGCAAACGGCTGATCGGATTCGACGACTGGGAGCTGGACAACACCTTTGCGCAATGGCTGTCCCTGGTGCACCCGGACGACGTGGAAGTGGCGCGCCAGGCCATTACCGCACATCTCAAGGGCGAGACCGAGGCCTTGCGCGTGGAGACCCGGATCCGTTGCAAGGACGGGACCTACCGCTGGATGCTCAACTGCGGCACCGTGGTCGAGCGTGACGAAAACGGTTGGGCGCTGCGCCTGGTGGGGACCAACACCGACACCACGGACCAGAAGCTGATCGAGAAGGCGGCGCGCGAGGCCGAGATGCGTTGGCAATTCGCCCTTGAGAGCGCCGACCACGGCATCTGGGAATGGGATGTCTCATCCGACGTTCTCGACTGTTCGCCTCAGGCCAAGGACATGTTCGGTCTGACCGATGAAACCATGTTCGCCTCGTTCGGGCAGTTCCTGGCGCGAGTGGCGCCCGAAGACCTGTCTCGTGTGGAAAAGACAATTGATGACATGGTCAAGGGCGTGCGCAGCGCCATGTCCATCGAGTTCAAGGCGCGTCACGCCGGTGGCGGCTGGCGCTGGGTCATGGTGCGCGGCAAGATTGTCGAGCGCGACCGCCACGGGCGCGGACTGCGTGCGGTGGGCACCTACACCGACGTGACGGCCAGCCGGCTGGCTGAAATCGGTCTGCGCGAGCGTGAGAAACAGCTCTCGACACTGGTCGATGCCATGCCCGACGGTGTTTTCCTCAAGGACGGTCAGGGCCGCTGGCAAGTGGTCAACCTGGTCGGGCTCAGCCTGTTCAACCTTCAGCACATTCAGTGGCGCGGCTGCAGCGACCTCGATCTGGCGCGGCAGTTTCCCGATCGTCGCGCCGAGCTGCTGGGGTTCTGGAGCAACGACGAGAGCGCCTGGATCGCCGGGTCGACCACCATGTCTCGTGAAGTGATTTCAGTCTCGGGTATTGGCGAGCGCCAGTTCGATGTCACCCGCGTGCCCCTGTTCGGCCCCGAGGGCGGGCGGCAGGGCATCGTGGTGGTGGCGCGTGACGTGACGCAGCGCATCGAATCGGAGCGCCGCATCAGCTCGGGCGATGCCCTGTTGCGCGGCGTGTTCGAGGCCGTCAATGACGGTCTCATGGTCTTCGATGCAAAGGGCGGGTGTCTGCAGTGCAATCCGATGGCCGAGGCGCTGCTGGGCCGTGTGGCGGCACACCCCGGTCAGATCGAAATGGCGAACCTCCCGCCGGATGAGCGTCGGGTCGCTCAGCGGCTGCTGGCGCGCATGCGCCGGCGCCAACCGGCGCTCGAGACGGCAACCCGTGTGCGCGAAGACGGGGAGGTGGTCGAACTCGAGCTGACCGGTCTGCCCATGAGATCAGACCACGAAGAGCGCTACCTGATCGTGGTGCGTGATGTGACGGAGCAGCAGCGCCATGCGCGCGAGCGTGAGCAGCACAACGAGGCGCTCGAGGCCCAGGTCATCGAGCGCACTGCCGATCTGGAGGCCGCCAAGGAAAGTGCCGAGCGCGCCAACCAGGCCAAGAGCATGTTCCTGGCCAATATGAGCCACGAAATCCGCACGCCCATGAACGCCATCATCGGCCTGTCCGGCCAATGCCTGAAATCCGATCTGGACGCGCAGCAGCGTGATTACATCACCAAGGTGAACGGCGCGGCGCTCTCGCTGCTCGACATCCTCAACGACATCCTTGACTACTCCAAGATCGAGGCGGAACGGCTGGAGCTGGAGCGCGCGCCGTTCGATGTGCGCGAGGCCGTGGGCAATGTCTCTGCCATGGTCTCGTACCGGGCCGTGCAGAAAGGTCTGGATTGGCAGGTCGAGATCGCGCCTGATGTGCCCGAGGTGGTGCAGGGTGACGCCCTGCGTTTTCGCCAGATCCTCACCAACCTGTTGTCCAATGCGGTCAAGTTCACCGAGCATGGCGGCATCTCGGTGCATCTTGCGGCACGCCGGGACGGCGCCCGCCGGGTGTGGTTGCGTGGCGAGGTCAGCGACACGGGCATCGGCATGGCGCCCGCCGTGCTGGCCCGCTTGTTCGAACCCTTTCAGCAGGCGGACAACACCACCACACGCCGCTTCGGCGGTTCGGGCCTCGGGCTGGCCATTGCCAAGCGGCTGGTCCATGCCATGGGTGGCAAACTGACCGTTTCCAGCCACGAAGGGCAGGGCTCGACCTTCGGCTTCGAGATTCCGTATGAACCCAGCTCACGCTCGCAACTGGTGATCACCGCGCGCGCGCAACCCGCGTCGGAGCGGTTGGCGCAACTGGCGGGCGCCCGTGTGCTGCTGGTGGAAGACAACGAACTGAACCAGCAGCTTGCGGTGGAGTTGCTCGAAGAGCGGGGTATTCAGGTGACCGTGGCCGAGCATGGCGAGATGGCCCTGCAGCGTCTCGCTCGTGACCGCTTCGACCTGGTGCTCATGGACATCCAGATGCCGGTCATGGATGGGTACGAAGCCACTCGGCGCATCCGCCTCATGAGCGAACACAAGGCACTACCGATTATTGCCCTGACGGCCCATGCCATGGCCGAGGAGCGTGCGCGCTGCCTGCAGGCGGGCATGAACGATGTGCTCACCAAGCCGGTGGATCCGATCGATCTCAATACCCTGCTGGTGCAGTTCCTGGTTGATCGGTCGCAGGCGCAAGACACCCCGCGCGTGTTCGGCAAACTGCCGCTGCCGGCCGTGGCACAGGTGCTCGACGAAAAGGTGGGCATGCGCTACGCCGGTGACAAGCCGGACCTGTACCTGCGCTTACTCAAACGCTTTCGCGAAACCCAGCATGACCTGATGGATCGTCTGGACGCGGCCTTTGCGGCGGGCGATGACGTCGAGGCTTACCGCCTGGTCCATACCCTCAAGAGCACGTCCGCGACAGTTGGCGCTGTGTGCCTGAGCGAAGCTGCGCGCGAGTTCGAGCGTCTGTTCGAAGCCGGAAAAGCCGACCGGCACCAGGCTCAGCTCAAGCGTCTGCACAAGGTGTTTGCGGATGCGCTGGCAGCGATCGGTCAACGGATCGATCAGCCCGAGACCATGAAATAG
- a CDS encoding YqiA/YcfP family alpha/beta fold hydrolase has product MILYLHGFRSAPGSVKATRLRDYLTERGLGARYWCEQLPVCATDVIALVEAQIARCETPPTLIGSSLGGYYATWLAEKHDLKAILVNPSVVSHISLAPYVGPQTNLYTGEAFDFTPAHIEALRAIEVPRITRPERYWLMVDTGDEILDYRHAVARYAGCRQTIHAGGDHGFRHWDEHLDEVLAFAGLASD; this is encoded by the coding sequence ATGATTCTCTACCTGCACGGCTTTCGCTCTGCGCCCGGCTCGGTCAAGGCCACCCGGCTGCGTGACTATCTGACCGAACGCGGCCTTGGCGCACGTTACTGGTGCGAGCAGTTGCCGGTGTGCGCCACCGATGTCATCGCCCTGGTCGAAGCGCAGATAGCCCGCTGCGAGACGCCGCCCACCCTTATCGGCAGTTCACTGGGCGGTTACTACGCCACCTGGCTGGCCGAAAAGCACGACCTCAAGGCGATTCTGGTCAATCCGAGTGTGGTCTCGCACATCTCGCTGGCACCGTACGTCGGCCCGCAAACCAACCTCTACACGGGGGAGGCCTTCGACTTCACCCCGGCGCACATCGAGGCGCTGCGCGCCATTGAAGTGCCTCGCATCACCCGCCCGGAGCGTTACTGGCTGATGGTCGACACCGGCGACGAGATACTCGACTACCGGCACGCGGTGGCGCGCTACGCAGGCTGTCGCCAGACCATCCATGCGGGCGGTGACCATGGCTTCCGTCACTGGGATGAGCATCTGGACGAGGTTCTGGCGTTTGCCGGATTGGCCAGCGACTGA